In the Drosophila gunungcola strain Sukarami unplaced genomic scaffold, Dgunungcola_SK_2 000001F, whole genome shotgun sequence genome, one interval contains:
- the LOC128262154 gene encoding protein FRA10AC1, translated as MSGPQLFPVNLNNLTAKERHNYILNNYVLNSPSEAESRRHKRDIDVIRENHRFLWEDEEVDTDSLSWEQRLALRYYKKLFKEYCIADLSRYKENKIALRWRTEQEVVTGTGQFQCGSRHCGERTNLRSWEVNFKYIEKGEPLNALVKVRLCPTHTDQLNYRTKKKEFKKQRRREKEERRAERKRKRRKLDADQESSTDSEAEEETPPESQPETHKETTTEETTADDQIWLQQPDLGQEQTSREQEFERYLEDLLF; from the exons atgagCGGCCCGCAATTATTTCCCGTGAATCTGAACAATCTGACGGCCAAGGAGCGACACAACTATATCTTAAACAACTACGTGCTCAACTCCCCGTCGGAGGCGGAATCCCGCCGCCACAAGCGGGACATCGATGTGATCCGGGAGAACCACCGCTTCCTGTGGGAAGATGAAGAGGTGGACACCGACTCCTTGAGCTGGGAGCAGCGTTTGGCCCTGCGCTACTACAAGAAGCTGTTCAAGGAGTACTGCATAGCGGATCTGTCGCGCTACAAGGAGAACAAGATAGCCCTGCGCTGGCGGACGGAGCAGGAGGTGGTCACCGGGACAGGACAGTTCCAGTGCGGCAGTCGGCACTGCGGGGAGCGCACGAATCTGCGCAGCTGGGAGGTCAACTTCAAGTACATCGAAAAGGGAGAGCCCCTGAATGCGCTGGTTAAG GTTCGCCTTTGTCCCACGCACACGGATCAGCTGAACTATCGCACCAAGAAGAAGGAGTTCAAGAAGCAACGACGCCGGGAAAAGGAGGAACGCAGAGCTGAGCGTAAAAGAAAGCGTCGCAAATTGGATGCCGATCAGGAGAGTTCCACAGATAGCGAAGCGGAGGAGGAGACGCCTCCCGAATCCCAGCCAGAAACCCACAAGGAGACCACAACAGAAGAGACCACGGCAGACGATCAGATCTGGCTACAACAACCCGATCTCGGCCAGGAGCAGACCTCTAGGGAGCAAGAATTCGAACGCTATCTGGAGGATCTcctcttttaa
- the LOC128262142 gene encoding mitogen-activated protein kinase p38b, whose product MSRKMAKFYKLDINRTEWEIPETYQNLQPVGQGAYGQVCKAVVRGTSTKVAIKKLARPFQSAVHAKRTYRELRLLKHMDHENVIGLLDVFHPGQPADSLEQFQQVYMVTHLMDADLNNIIRTQKLSDDHVQFLVYQILRGLKYIHSAGVIHRDLKPSNIAVNEDCELRILDFGLARPAESEMTGYVATRWYRAPEIMLNWMHYNQTVDIWSVGCIMAELLTGRTLFPGTDHIHQLNLIMEVLGTPADEFMSRISSESARNYIRSLPVMPRRNFRDIFRGANPLAIDLLEKMLELDADKRITAEQALAHPYMEKYHDPTDEQTAALYDQSFEENELPVEKWREMVFTEVTAFKPTAAFAELLPKEQ is encoded by the coding sequence ATGTCACGTAAAATGGCCAAGTTCTATAAGCTGGACATCAACCGCACGGAGTGGGAAATACCGGAGACCTACCAGAACCTGCAGCCCGTGGGTCAGGGTGCCTACGGCCAGGTGTGCAAGGCCGTGGTCCGGGGAACCAGCACTAAGGTGGCCATCAAGAAGCTGGCCAGGCCCTTCCAGTCGGCGGTGCATGCCAAGCGCACCTACCGCGAGCTCCGGCTCCTGAAGCACATGGACCACGAGAACGTCATCGGCCTGTTGGACGTCTTTCATCCCGGCCAGCCCGCCGATTCGCTGGAGCAATTCCAACAGGTGTACATGGTGACGCACCTCATGGACGCCGATTTGAACAACATCATACGCACCCAGAAGCTGTCCGATGACCATGTCCAGTTCCTGGTCTACCAGATCCTGCGCGGCCTGAAGTACATTCACAGCGCTGGGGTCATCCATCGCGACCTGAAGCCCTCGAATATCGCCGTGAACGAGGACTGTGAGCTGCGCATCCTGGACTTCGGGTTGGCTCGTCCCGCGGAGAGCGAGATGACCGGGTACGTGGCCACGCGATGGTACCGGGCGCCCGAGATCATGCTCAACTGGATGCATTACAACCAGACGGTGGACATTTGGTCGGTGGGTTGCATCATGGCCGAGCTGCTGACGGGACGCACCCTCTTCCCGGGCACCGATCACATCCACCAGCTGAACCTGATCATGGAGGTGCTGGGCACGCCCGCCGACGAGTTCATGAGCCGCATCTCCTCGGAGAGCGCCCGGAACTACATTCGATCGCTGCCGGTGATGCCGCGGCGCAACTTCCGCGACATCTTCCGCGGCGCCAATCCGCTGGCCATCGATCTGCTGGAGAAGATGCTGGAGCTGGACGCCGACAAGCGGATCACGGCCGAGCAAGCGCTGGCCCATCCGTACATGGAGAAGTACCACGATCCGACGGACGAGCAGACAGCTGCCCTCTACGACCAGAGCTTCGAGGAGAACGAGCTGCCGGTGGAGAAGTGGCGGGAGATGGTGTTCACCGAGGTGACGGCCTTCAAACCCACAGCCGCCTTCGCCGAGCTCCTGCCCAAGGAGCAGTAG